A single genomic interval of Gouania willdenowi chromosome 22, fGouWil2.1, whole genome shotgun sequence harbors:
- the gng2 gene encoding guanine nucleotide-binding protein G(I)/G(S)/G(O) subunit gamma-2: MASNNTASIAQARKLVEQLKMEANIDRIKVSKAAADLMSYCEAHAKEDPLLSPVPASENPFREKKFFCVIL, translated from the exons ATGGCAAGCAATAACACGGCCAGCATTGCACAAGCCAGGAAGCTGGTGGAGCAGCTGAAGATGGAAGCTAACATTGACAGGATAAAG GTGTCCAAAGCAGCAGCAGACCTGATGTCATACTGCGAAGCTCATGCCAAAGAGGACCCTCTGTTGTCGCCCGTGCCAGCGTCAGAGAACCCGTTCAGAGAGAAGAAGTTCTTCTGCGTCATCCTGTAA
- the dusp23b gene encoding dual specificity protein phosphatase 23, with translation MSSFAPHNFSWVEPRKLAALALPRMTCEYQYLLDNGIQHLVCLCERKPPNYDTCPGLKLHHIKIVDFTPPSPSQIDRFLSIVEEANAKEEGVAVHCMHGHGRTGTMLACYLVKTRKISGIEAIKEIRRLRQGSIETHEQEKAVMQFYQRTK, from the exons ATGTCCTCTTTCGCACCACACAACTTCTCCTGGGTGGAGCCGAGGAAACTGGCCGCACTGGCCTTACCCAGGATGACGTGTGAATACCAGTATCTCCTGGACAACGGCATCCAGCACCTGGTGTGCTTGTGTGAAAGAAAACCACCAAATTATGACACCTGTCCAGGCCTAAAGCTTCACCACATCAAAATCGTTGACTTCACTCCTCCCTCACCCAGTCAGATTGACCGCTTTCTTTCTATAGTGGAGGAGGCCAACGCTAAGGAAGAG GGTGTGGCAGTTCACTGCATGCACGGACACGGGAGGACGGGGACCATGCTGGCCTGCTACCTGGTGAAGACCAGGAAGATTTCCGGGATTGAAGCGATCAAGGAGATCCGCAGACTACGGCAAGGTTCAATCGAAACTCACGAACAGGAAAAGGCCGTGATGCAGTTTTACCAGCGTACTAAGTAA